One window of the Tissierella sp. genome contains the following:
- a CDS encoding type II CAAX prenyl endopeptidase Rce1 family protein: MMGKSKFEKLTDRLVKMSTWKVVLLGFAMVMTITFLQQVAFHLWGTIKVEDLRYMFTAEGLEEQVHFSRAFLIGVIYVPLVETLIYQVLILKIFFYLNYEFEYKIGLPVIVSALIFGFAHWRIPSTIIDSIIKTICSSLIGLILAYSYAVFHLSDRKAIINTAIIHGLLNLYSATPALLFIRIYDMFKSLLN, encoded by the coding sequence ATGATGGGTAAAAGCAAATTTGAAAAATTAACAGATAGATTAGTAAAGATGTCAACATGGAAAGTAGTTTTATTAGGCTTTGCTATGGTAATGACTATTACTTTTCTTCAACAAGTTGCTTTTCATCTATGGGGTACAATAAAAGTTGAAGATTTAAGATATATGTTTACAGCTGAAGGGTTAGAAGAACAGGTACATTTTTCCAGGGCATTTCTTATAGGTGTAATATATGTACCACTAGTTGAAACATTAATTTATCAGGTATTAATATTGAAAATTTTCTTTTACTTAAACTACGAATTTGAATATAAAATTGGATTGCCAGTTATAGTATCTGCACTAATATTCGGTTTTGCGCATTGGCGAATTCCATCCACAATAATAGATAGTATTATTAAAACAATATGTAGCTCTTTAATTGGTTTAATCCTAGCTTATAGTTATGCTGTTTTCCATCTAAGCGATCGAAAAGCTATTATAAATACAGCTATAATTCATGGATTACTAAATTTATACTCAGCTACACCAGCACTGTTATTTATACGAATATATGATATGTTTAAAAGTTTACTTAATTAA
- a CDS encoding methylated-DNA--[protein]-cysteine S-methyltransferase, with the protein MNPKYYSFETPMGKMKVFFIEDGIIAISLTEEEDNLRYINKYYGNPIEVDKGDYNYHQEIVKYLEGKIKEFTVAFSFKGTEFQEKVWNGLLSIPYGETKTYKELAEIVGSPKGSRAVGGALNKNPIAIIVPCHRVIGSNGKLVGFAGGLDMKDKLLSLEKNNLDN; encoded by the coding sequence ATGAATCCGAAATATTATTCTTTTGAAACACCTATGGGTAAAATGAAAGTATTCTTTATAGAGGATGGTATAATAGCCATTTCTTTAACTGAAGAAGAGGACAACCTTAGATATATTAACAAATATTATGGTAACCCAATTGAAGTAGATAAAGGGGATTATAATTATCATCAAGAAATAGTTAAATATTTAGAGGGAAAAATTAAAGAATTTACTGTAGCTTTTTCATTTAAAGGAACAGAATTTCAGGAAAAAGTCTGGAATGGGCTACTAAGTATTCCTTATGGTGAGACTAAAACCTATAAGGAACTTGCTGAAATAGTAGGTTCTCCAAAGGGGTCTAGGGCAGTAGGTGGTGCTTTAAATAAAAACCCAATTGCTATAATTGTACCTTGTCATAGGGTAATAGGTAGTAATGGCAAATTAGTAGGTTTTGCTGGTGGATTAGATATGAAGGATAAATTATTGTCTTTAGAAAAGAATAATCTTGATAATTAG
- a CDS encoding cobalamin-binding protein yields the protein MKKFRGITLFLLLMLVAVVMVGCVSKDQNKEELKVEGIEKNIDDNSEDKNEEVQSFPVEVEDSFGNKETIEEEPMKIVSLAPNNTEVLFALGLGDKVIGVTSYCDYPAEAATKEIIGDYSGNNLEKIVELNPDLVLVYGAGKEEEVKILKDAGIKVLGFMPENIDAVIKDIETVGKATGKSKEAADLIEAMNQKKNDILDKVKGQEELKVFYEIWHDPLMAAGKGSFMDELITLAGGKNIANDAEGAYPQYDLEQLVERDPEVYLTAQDMPDKTVESIKSRVGYENISAIKNDRVYLFEGNEANVVSRPGPRIIDALEIVAKAIHPELFK from the coding sequence ATGAAGAAATTTAGAGGAATTACATTATTCTTATTATTGATGCTAGTAGCAGTAGTTATGGTTGGCTGTGTATCAAAGGACCAAAATAAAGAGGAATTAAAGGTTGAAGGAATAGAGAAAAATATAGATGATAATAGTGAAGACAAAAATGAAGAAGTTCAATCTTTCCCTGTAGAAGTTGAAGACAGTTTTGGCAATAAGGAAACAATAGAAGAAGAACCTATGAAAATAGTTTCCTTAGCTCCAAATAATACTGAAGTATTGTTTGCATTAGGCTTAGGAGATAAAGTAATTGGAGTAACTAGTTATTGTGATTACCCTGCAGAAGCTGCAACGAAAGAAATAATTGGAGATTACAGTGGAAATAATTTAGAGAAAATTGTAGAGTTAAATCCAGATTTAGTATTAGTTTATGGAGCAGGAAAAGAAGAAGAAGTAAAAATATTAAAAGATGCGGGGATTAAAGTACTTGGTTTTATGCCTGAAAACATAGATGCAGTTATAAAAGATATTGAGACAGTAGGAAAGGCAACAGGAAAGAGTAAGGAAGCAGCTGATCTTATTGAAGCAATGAATCAAAAGAAAAATGATATATTAGATAAAGTAAAAGGACAAGAAGAATTAAAGGTATTCTATGAAATATGGCACGACCCTCTTATGGCAGCTGGTAAGGGATCATTTATGGATGAACTTATAACTTTAGCAGGTGGAAAAAACATAGCTAATGATGCAGAAGGCGCTTATCCACAATATGATTTAGAGCAATTAGTTGAAAGGGATCCAGAAGTATATTTAACAGCTCAGGATATGCCTGATAAAACTGTAGAGTCTATAAAATCAAGAGTAGGGTACGAAAATATTTCAGCCATTAAAAATGATAGAGTATATTTATTTGAAGGAAATGAAGCAAATGTAGTATCTAGACCTGGACCTAGGATAATTGATGCTTTAGAAATTGTAGCAAAAGCTATTCATCCAGAATTATTTAAGTAA
- a CDS encoding iron chelate uptake ABC transporter family permease subunit, which translates to MKLNISKSRYSYILILLFIVLVLLVGFFSVIGTANINIVDTFRIVGSKLPIIKNYVDISDIEKSHQTIIWAIRLPRVLLGVLVGSSLSIAGAAFQGIFKNPMADPYVIGISSGAALGASIAIVLGINISFINISTISIFAFLGALGAVFIVYNIARIKNKVPVTTLLLAGVAIGQFLTAIMSFIMVIYSKDMAKIIYWTMGSLAGKGWDPLIKISIPVFISMVLINFHARDLNIMLTGEESAQSMGVNVEKTKIYVLILGTFMVSMVVSIAGIIGFVGLIIPHIVRILLGPDNRILLPASALVGGIFMVAADTIARTVISPVEIPVGIITALFGGPFFLYLLRKSKKQ; encoded by the coding sequence ATGAAATTAAATATAAGCAAGTCCAGATATAGTTATATATTAATACTATTGTTTATTGTACTAGTATTATTAGTAGGATTTTTTTCAGTAATAGGTACTGCTAATATAAATATTGTTGATACTTTTAGAATTGTAGGTTCAAAATTACCTATTATTAAAAATTATGTAGATATTTCAGATATTGAAAAATCCCATCAAACTATAATCTGGGCGATTAGACTTCCTAGGGTACTATTAGGTGTCTTAGTGGGTTCAAGCTTATCCATTGCTGGTGCTGCTTTTCAAGGAATATTTAAAAACCCAATGGCTGATCCTTATGTAATAGGTATTTCATCTGGAGCAGCCCTTGGAGCTAGTATTGCAATAGTCCTAGGAATAAATATATCCTTTATAAACATATCCACTATATCAATTTTTGCATTTTTAGGTGCATTGGGAGCTGTATTTATAGTATATAATATTGCAAGGATAAAGAATAAGGTTCCAGTAACGACCTTGCTTTTAGCTGGTGTAGCCATAGGGCAATTTTTAACAGCTATTATGTCTTTTATTATGGTTATATACAGCAAGGATATGGCAAAGATTATTTATTGGACAATGGGTAGTTTAGCAGGTAAGGGCTGGGATCCATTGATAAAAATATCAATTCCAGTATTTATCTCAATGGTCTTAATTAACTTTCATGCCAGAGATTTAAATATTATGCTAACTGGAGAAGAATCAGCTCAGAGTATGGGAGTAAATGTAGAGAAGACTAAAATTTATGTATTAATATTAGGAACTTTTATGGTTTCAATGGTTGTATCCATAGCAGGTATTATTGGATTTGTTGGACTTATAATTCCTCATATAGTAAGGATTTTGCTTGGACCGGATAATAGAATACTACTTCCTGCGTCAGCGCTAGTAGGCGGAATATTTATGGTGGCAGCTGATACAATAGCTAGAACAGTTATCAGCCCTGTTGAAATTCCAGTAGGTATCATAACTGCACTATTTGGAGGGCCATTTTTCTTATATTTACTTAGAAAGAGTAAAAAACAATGA
- a CDS encoding ABC transporter ATP-binding protein encodes MYALEVKNLKFGYSRELILKDISFNVEKGKFISIIGPNGSGKSTLLKNLNRIYTPRGGKVFLDNIDIKKIRTKELAKKIALVPQNTNIDYEFTVEDIVLMGRHPYKGRFQKEDESDYEIVKEALELTNTLHLKDRIITELSGGERQRVIIAKALAQNPSIILLDEPTSHLDINHQIEILNLLRKLNKEKGTTIVVVIHDINLGARYSDKIIMLNEGEIIGIGSPEEVITKENIEHAYNLEVAIEKSKYTDTIYLTAL; translated from the coding sequence ATGTATGCACTTGAAGTCAAAAACTTAAAATTTGGATATAGTAGAGAGTTAATCTTAAAAGATATTTCTTTTAATGTGGAAAAAGGAAAATTCATAAGCATTATAGGACCTAATGGTTCAGGTAAATCTACTCTTTTGAAAAACCTTAATCGTATTTATACTCCTAGAGGAGGAAAGGTTTTTTTAGATAATATCGATATTAAAAAGATAAGGACTAAGGAATTAGCAAAAAAAATTGCATTAGTGCCTCAAAATACCAATATTGATTATGAATTTACAGTAGAAGATATAGTACTAATGGGAAGGCATCCTTATAAGGGAAGATTCCAAAAAGAAGATGAAAGTGACTATGAAATAGTCAAGGAAGCTCTAGAATTAACTAACACTCTTCACTTAAAGGATAGGATTATTACTGAGTTATCTGGCGGGGAGAGGCAGAGAGTTATAATCGCTAAAGCTTTAGCTCAAAATCCTTCTATTATCTTATTAGACGAACCAACATCTCATTTAGATATAAATCATCAAATCGAGATACTGAACCTTTTAAGGAAATTAAATAAAGAAAAGGGAACTACTATAGTAGTCGTAATTCATGATATAAATTTAGGGGCAAGATACTCTGATAAAATAATTATGCTTAATGAAGGTGAAATCATAGGTATAGGAAGTCCAGAGGAAGTCATTACCAAAGAAAATATTGAGCATGCGTATAATCTAGAGGTTGCCATAGAGAAAAGTAAATATACAGATACTATTTATTTAACTGCCTTATAA
- a CDS encoding Cof-type HAD-IIB family hydrolase: MTYKLIAIDMDGTLLNSNNEVSERSRRAIEMAKEKGVHIVISTGRILKSALFYSNALKLNNPIIASNGAIIVDESANIIYKKPIEKDLVKQIVNIAREKNIYYHFYDESRFYSHLKVEEVLAFYSEGNGKLNIDMTVFEDVEEILQIKDINIYKFLFVDNDRDKLNNLRMELNKLEKIGTSSSWNNNIEAMGLNVSKGEALKELCNRLNIKPDEVIAIGDSENDLSMLKFAKLGVAMGNGDENIKKQADYITDSNNEDGVAKVIEKFAL, encoded by the coding sequence ATGACATATAAATTGATTGCTATTGATATGGATGGTACTTTATTAAATAGCAATAATGAAGTATCTGAAAGGTCGAGAAGAGCAATAGAAATGGCAAAGGAGAAGGGTGTTCATATAGTTATATCAACAGGTAGAATATTAAAATCAGCATTATTCTATTCAAATGCATTAAAATTAAACAACCCAATAATTGCGAGTAATGGAGCAATAATTGTAGATGAATCTGCTAATATTATTTATAAGAAGCCTATTGAAAAAGATTTGGTGAAACAAATAGTGAACATTGCTAGAGAAAAAAATATATACTATCATTTTTATGATGAATCTAGATTTTATTCACATCTAAAAGTTGAAGAGGTACTTGCATTTTATAGTGAAGGGAATGGCAAATTAAATATTGACATGACAGTATTTGAAGATGTGGAGGAAATACTACAAATAAAAGATATAAACATATATAAATTCTTATTCGTTGATAATGATAGAGATAAACTAAATAATCTTAGAATGGAGCTAAACAAATTAGAAAAAATAGGTACATCAAGCTCCTGGAATAATAATATCGAAGCGATGGGACTAAATGTTTCAAAGGGAGAGGCTTTAAAGGAACTATGTAATAGGTTGAATATTAAGCCAGATGAGGTTATAGCCATTGGAGACAGTGAAAACGATCTTTCTATGTTAAAATTTGCCAAGTTAGGTGTAGCTATGGGAAATGGTGATGAGAATATTAAGAAGCAAGCAGATTATATAACGGACTCAAACAATGAAGATGGAGTAGCTAAAGTAATAGAAAAATTTGCATTATAA
- the trmL gene encoding tRNA (uridine(34)/cytosine(34)/5-carboxymethylaminomethyluridine(34)-2'-O)-methyltransferase TrmL has product MALHIVLVEPEIPQNTGNIARTCALTGAALHLVRPLGFSVDDKALKRAGLDYWNLVEIHYYDSFSEVLEKYPNGSFYFATTKAKHRYTDINYKDESFFVFGKETKGLPKGLLDDNIDKGIRIPMRTDIARSLNLANSVNIILFEALRQLNFPNIE; this is encoded by the coding sequence ATGGCATTACATATAGTACTGGTGGAACCAGAAATACCTCAAAATACAGGGAATATTGCTAGGACCTGTGCATTAACTGGTGCAGCACTTCATTTAGTTAGGCCCTTAGGATTCTCTGTAGATGATAAAGCATTAAAAAGAGCAGGGCTTGATTATTGGAATTTAGTTGAAATACATTATTATGATAGTTTTTCTGAAGTATTGGAGAAATATCCTAATGGAAGTTTTTATTTTGCTACAACAAAAGCAAAACATAGATATACTGATATAAATTATAAAGATGAATCGTTTTTTGTATTTGGAAAAGAAACTAAAGGTTTGCCAAAGGGATTATTAGATGATAATATTGACAAGGGAATTAGAATACCCATGAGGACAGACATAGCAAGATCTCTTAATTTAGCTAATTCTGTAAATATAATATTATTTGAAGCTTTGAGACAATTAAACTTTCCAAATATAGAATAA
- a CDS encoding Na/Pi cotransporter family protein yields the protein MDIALPVLGGLGLFLYGMNIMGTGLQKAAGDKLKRLIEVLTNNRLMGVLVGTLVTMVIQSSSATTVMVIGFVNAGIMSLTQAVGVIMGANVGTTITAQLIAFKLTDYAPLAVAIGVAIWLSASKKKSKNIAEILIGFGILFIGMEMMGDGLKPLANNPVFSEVMKKLNNPVLGMLVGLGMTTLVQSSSASIGLLQALAGQGLLNINMAFPILFGDNIGTTTTAMISSVGANKTAKRAAVIHFLFNLIGTIIFMTILRVPIQALVLKISPNDIQRQIANAHTLFNLINIIIQLPFASLLVKAATLIVPGDDIREVKEGKFLDLRIIETPSIALGQARKEIIRMGKFVEDNLVKSRQALVEGQYEKIETALDQEQKINKLQKEITEYLVALSNAPMTDDEHKQVNVFFNNINDIERVGDHAENIIELAEERKENNYQFTDEAIAELNEMFDKCQEGLNKIIEAYNTNNESLAKEVLAIEEEVDALETRNRTNHIDRLNRGMCSTGPGILYLDVMSNLERVSDHCHNIALYVLDNYK from the coding sequence ATGGATATTGCGCTACCAGTGCTTGGTGGACTTGGGCTATTTCTATATGGAATGAACATAATGGGAACAGGTTTGCAAAAAGCAGCAGGTGATAAACTAAAGAGATTAATAGAGGTACTTACTAACAATAGACTAATGGGGGTATTAGTAGGAACATTAGTAACTATGGTTATTCAAAGTAGTTCTGCCACTACAGTTATGGTAATAGGATTTGTAAATGCAGGAATTATGTCTTTAACCCAAGCGGTAGGAGTTATAATGGGTGCTAATGTTGGTACAACAATTACTGCTCAATTAATTGCATTTAAGTTAACAGATTATGCACCTTTAGCAGTAGCCATAGGTGTGGCGATTTGGCTTTCAGCTTCTAAGAAAAAATCTAAAAATATAGCTGAGATATTGATTGGATTTGGTATTCTTTTTATTGGGATGGAAATGATGGGAGATGGATTAAAACCATTAGCTAATAATCCAGTTTTTTCTGAAGTAATGAAAAAATTAAACAATCCAGTTTTGGGAATGTTAGTTGGCCTTGGAATGACTACACTTGTACAAAGTAGTAGTGCTTCTATAGGTTTATTGCAAGCATTGGCAGGACAAGGATTGCTGAACATCAATATGGCTTTTCCAATACTATTTGGAGATAATATTGGTACGACTACAACAGCTATGATATCATCAGTTGGAGCAAATAAAACTGCAAAGAGAGCTGCTGTTATCCACTTTCTATTTAACTTAATTGGTACAATTATATTTATGACTATCTTAAGGGTGCCAATACAAGCTTTAGTTCTAAAGATATCTCCAAATGATATTCAAAGGCAAATTGCTAATGCCCATACATTATTTAACCTAATCAATATAATTATACAATTACCATTTGCTAGTTTATTAGTTAAAGCAGCTACATTAATTGTTCCGGGAGATGATATAAGAGAAGTCAAAGAAGGTAAATTCCTTGATTTAAGAATTATCGAGACTCCTTCCATAGCATTGGGTCAAGCAAGAAAAGAAATTATTAGGATGGGAAAATTTGTAGAAGACAATCTAGTTAAATCTAGACAAGCCTTAGTAGAAGGGCAATATGAAAAAATAGAAACAGCATTGGATCAAGAGCAAAAAATAAACAAATTGCAAAAAGAAATAACCGAGTATTTGGTAGCACTATCAAATGCACCAATGACGGATGATGAACATAAGCAAGTTAATGTTTTCTTTAATAATATTAATGATATAGAAAGAGTAGGAGACCATGCTGAGAACATAATTGAACTAGCTGAAGAAAGAAAAGAAAATAATTACCAATTTACAGATGAAGCAATAGCTGAATTAAATGAAATGTTTGATAAATGTCAAGAAGGATTAAATAAAATAATAGAGGCTTATAATACTAATAATGAATCCTTAGCCAAAGAAGTATTAGCTATCGAAGAGGAAGTAGATGCACTAGAAACAAGGAATAGAACTAATCATATTGATAGACTAAACAGAGGAATGTGTTCTACAGGTCCTGGAATTTTATACTTAGATGTTATGTCTAATCTAGAAAGAGTATCAGATCATTGCCATAATATAGCATTATATGTTTTAGACAACTATAAATAA
- the trxB gene encoding thioredoxin-disulfide reductase yields MVYDVIIIGAGPAGLAAGLYASRARLNTLIIEKEGDGGQIKTTDEVANYPGSIENASGPSLIARMVEQVNEFGAKRTIDEIKSVELEGQIKVLKGTKEEYQAKTVIIATGATPKLIGCPGEKDLTGRGVSYCATCDAAFFEDLEVFVVGGGDSAVEEAMYLTKFARKVTIVHRRDELRAAKSIQEKAFSNEKMNFMWDSVITEVKGDGILESMIVKNVKTNEETEIFADEDDGTFGVFVFVGYNPATKLFDGLINMENGYIITDDNMKTNIPGVFAAGDNRVKSLRQVVTATADGAIAAVQAEKYIDETFEA; encoded by the coding sequence ATGGTTTATGATGTAATAATCATAGGAGCAGGTCCAGCGGGTTTAGCAGCAGGACTATATGCATCAAGAGCAAGACTAAACACTTTAATCATCGAAAAGGAAGGTGACGGTGGACAAATTAAAACAACTGATGAAGTTGCTAATTATCCAGGGTCAATCGAAAATGCAAGTGGACCATCTTTAATAGCTAGAATGGTAGAACAAGTTAATGAATTTGGTGCAAAAAGAACAATTGATGAAATTAAATCCGTAGAATTAGAAGGTCAAATTAAAGTTTTAAAAGGTACTAAAGAAGAATATCAAGCAAAAACTGTTATCATTGCAACAGGTGCAACACCAAAACTAATAGGATGTCCAGGAGAAAAGGATTTAACAGGTAGAGGAGTTTCTTATTGCGCTACTTGTGACGCTGCTTTCTTTGAAGACCTTGAAGTGTTTGTAGTTGGTGGTGGAGACTCAGCTGTTGAAGAAGCAATGTATTTAACTAAATTTGCAAGAAAAGTAACTATCGTTCATAGAAGAGATGAGCTAAGAGCAGCTAAATCAATTCAAGAAAAAGCTTTTAGCAATGAAAAAATGAATTTCATGTGGGATAGCGTTATTACAGAAGTAAAAGGTGATGGAATTTTAGAGTCCATGATAGTTAAAAATGTTAAAACTAATGAAGAAACAGAAATATTTGCAGATGAAGATGACGGTACATTTGGAGTATTTGTATTCGTAGGATATAATCCAGCTACAAAATTATTTGATGGCTTAATTAATATGGAAAATGGGTATATTATAACAGATGATAATATGAAAACGAATATACCAGGAGTATTTGCAGCAGGAGATAACAGAGTTAAATCACTTAGACAAGTAGTTACTGCTACTGCTGATGGGGCAATTGCAGCTGTTCAAGCTGAAAAGTATATAGATGAAACATTTGAAGCTTAA
- a CDS encoding thioredoxin TrxA: MIELDKDNFESEVLQGEGYILVDFWGPTCEPCKALMPHVHEFEKTYGDKIKFTSLDITKARRLAIGQKVMGLPVLAIYKDGERIDAVVADEATIESVEELLKKYYA, translated from the coding sequence ATGATAGAACTAGATAAGGATAATTTTGAATCAGAGGTATTACAAGGAGAAGGATATATTTTAGTGGATTTTTGGGGACCTACTTGCGAACCTTGTAAAGCACTTATGCCACATGTTCATGAGTTTGAAAAGACTTATGGAGATAAAATCAAGTTTACATCTTTAGATATTACAAAAGCTAGAAGATTAGCTATTGGACAAAAAGTTATGGGACTACCTGTATTGGCTATATATAAAGACGGAGAAAGAATTGATGCAGTAGTAGCTGATGAAGCGACAATAGAATCCGTTGAAGAATTGTTAAAGAAGTATTACGCTTAA
- a CDS encoding glycine/sarcosine/betaine reductase component B subunit: MRLELGHVLIKDVQFGAETKIENGVLTVNKQELIDLIREDEHLASVDVEIAKPGESIRITPVKDVVEPRVKVEGPGGVFPGILSKVDVVGSGKTNVLKGCAVMTTGKIVGFQEGIVDMTGPGAEFTPFSKTINLVMKCEPVEGLKQHDHERAVRFAGFKAAAYLAETAKSLTPDTVEVYETDTLLEGIKKYPNLPKVGYVQMLQTQGLLHDTYVYGVDAKQIVPTIMYPTEIMDGAIVSGNCVSACDKNTTYHQMNNPVIHDLLAAHGKTVNFVGVIITNENVYLADKERSSNWTAKLAEYLELDGVIISQEGFGNPDTDLIMNTKKIEAKGIKTVIITDEYAGRDGASQSLADADASANAVVTGGNANEIIVLPPMDRIIGTLDYVDIIAGGFDGSLQADGTITVEIQAITGATNEVGFNKMSARGF, translated from the coding sequence ATGCGTCTGGAATTAGGCCATGTGCTAATTAAAGATGTTCAATTTGGTGCTGAAACCAAAATTGAAAATGGTGTATTAACTGTTAATAAACAAGAATTAATCGACTTAATAAGAGAAGATGAACACCTTGCATCAGTAGACGTTGAAATCGCAAAACCTGGTGAAAGTATTAGAATTACACCTGTTAAGGACGTTGTAGAACCAAGAGTTAAGGTTGAAGGTCCAGGGGGAGTTTTCCCAGGAATTTTATCAAAGGTTGATGTTGTAGGTTCAGGAAAAACTAATGTTTTAAAAGGTTGTGCAGTTATGACAACTGGTAAAATAGTAGGTTTCCAAGAGGGTATTGTTGATATGACAGGACCTGGAGCTGAGTTTACTCCGTTCTCAAAGACAATAAACCTAGTAATGAAATGTGAACCTGTTGAAGGATTAAAACAACATGATCACGAAAGAGCAGTAAGATTTGCAGGATTTAAAGCTGCTGCATACCTTGCAGAAACTGCAAAATCATTAACACCTGATACAGTGGAAGTATATGAGACAGACACATTATTAGAAGGAATTAAGAAATATCCTAATCTTCCAAAGGTAGGATATGTTCAAATGCTTCAAACTCAAGGATTACTTCATGACACTTATGTTTATGGAGTAGACGCTAAGCAAATTGTACCAACTATAATGTATCCAACTGAAATCATGGATGGTGCTATTGTAAGTGGTAACTGTGTATCAGCTTGTGATAAAAACACAACTTATCATCAAATGAATAACCCAGTAATTCATGATCTTTTAGCAGCTCATGGTAAAACTGTTAACTTTGTTGGAGTTATCATTACAAACGAAAACGTTTACCTTGCAGATAAAGAAAGATCATCAAACTGGACAGCTAAACTTGCTGAATACCTTGAGCTTGACGGTGTTATAATTTCACAAGAAGGTTTTGGTAACCCAGATACCGACCTTATTATGAATACTAAAAAAATCGAAGCAAAAGGTATAAAAACAGTAATAATTACTGATGAATATGCTGGACGTGATGGCGCGAGTCAATCCCTAGCAGATGCTGATGCTTCAGCTAATGCAGTAGTTACAGGTGGAAACGCAAATGAAATAATCGTATTACCACCTATGGATAGAATAATTGGAACTTTGGATTATGTTGATATAATAGCTGGTGGTTTTGACGGAAGCTTACAAGCTGACGGAACTATCACTGTAGAAATTCAAGCTATTACAGGAGCAACAAATGAAGTAGGTTTCAATAAAATGTCCGCAAGAGGATTCTAG
- the grdA gene encoding glycine/sarcosine/betaine reductase complex selenoprotein A — MSIFNESTKVIIIGDRDGIPGPAMEECVKTTPAEVVFSSTECFVUTAAGAMDLENQKRVKDLTEKYGAENMLVLIGGAEAEAAGLAAETVTAGDPTFAGPLAGVSLGLKVYHAVEPDFKESVDSDVYDEQIGMMEMVLEVDEIVEEVKGIREEFSKF, encoded by the coding sequence ATGTCAATTTTTAACGAAAGTACAAAAGTTATTATTATTGGCGATAGAGATGGTATACCAGGACCAGCTATGGAAGAATGTGTAAAGACCACTCCTGCAGAAGTAGTGTTTTCATCTACTGAATGTTTCGTCTGAACGGCTGCAGGTGCAATGGACTTAGAAAATCAAAAGAGGGTTAAAGACTTAACTGAAAAATACGGAGCAGAAAACATGCTTGTATTAATCGGTGGAGCTGAAGCTGAAGCAGCAGGATTAGCAGCTGAAACAGTAACAGCAGGTGACCCTACATTTGCAGGTCCATTAGCAGGAGTCTCGTTGGGACTTAAAGTTTATCATGCAGTAGAACCAGATTTCAAAGAATCAGTTGATTCAGATGTATACGATGAGCAAATTGGTATGATGGAAATGGTTCTTGAAGTTGATGAAATAGTTGAAGAAGTAAAGGGTATAAGAGAAGAATTCAGCAAATTTTAA